The following DNA comes from Pelotomaculum isophthalicicum JI.
GTTATTTTCAACCCTGGCCGAAAAATATTTACCGGGTGTATGTAAGTTAGATGCGGTAGATATAAGGAATGATACCTTCCTCGGTGATTTCCAGGATACCGTAGCTGGGACGTTCCTGATCCATCGGCCGGGCGATGCTGCCGGGGTTAAAGAGCAATATGCCCCCCTCGTGCTCGGCAACCGCGACGTGTGTGTGTCCGAAAACCACCGCTTCCACTTCGTTTTCCCGGGCTGCCGCAAATAGGTTCCCGCGTGACGACGGCAGCTTGACTCCGGCGAGGTGGCCGTGCGTGAGCAGGATTCGCCGGCCGGACAGCTCGACAATCTCCTCCTCCAACCCGTCAAGGCCGTAGTCACAGTTTCCTCTTACCGCTTTTACCGGTATACCGGTTTCAGCGCATAGCTTTATACCATCGCTGTAGTGATCGCCGGCGTGTAATATTAAATCAACCCGCCCGGCGCTCCGGAGTGCCTGGAGGGCAAATGTCAGCCGTCCGTGGCTGTCGCTGAACACCATTACCCGCAACAGTTATCACCCCCTGTTAATCTCTTTATTACTCAATTCGGATAAGTATTCCAGGGCTTGGGCCAGCGCCTTGCCGCGGTGGCTGATTTTGTTTTTCAGCGGCAGGTCAATTTCAGCGAAAGTTTTACCGTATTCAGGCAGGTAGAATAAAGGATCGTAGCCGAAACCCATGTCACCCCGCGGTTCACCCGCGATCACTCCCTCGCAGGTACCCTGCACGGTATGGACCGAACCGCCGGGCCGGGCAATGGCAATAACACACTGGAACCGGGCCGTACGCTTGTACGGCGGCAGCCCCGCCAATAAATTCAGCAACTTTTCATTGTTGGCGCTGTCACTCTTCTCTGTCCCGGCGAAGCGGGCCGAATAAACCCCCGGGGCCCCGTCAAGGTAATCCACCTCCAGTCCGGAATCGTCGGCCAGGGCTGTCAGCCCGGTCAGTCCGGCTGTTACTGTGGCTTTTTTAACAGCGTTCTCTTTAAATGTCTTGCCGTCCTCTTCGATATCCCCGACTTGGGGGAAATCATTCAGGGATAACACCTTAATGCCGTAAGACACCAGCATTTCGGACAACTCCCTGACCTTGCCCTTGTTATTCGTCGCCAAAACCAGCTTCATTCCTATCTTCCTCCCACGTTACAATATGCCGCCCAGCGATTCTTTTTGGCAGGCGACCAGTTGCTGAATTCCTTGCGTTGCCAATTCAATCATATCGTTCATTTCCTGCCTGGTAAAAGAAGCTTCCTCCCCGGTGCCCTGGACTTCCACAAAACGGCCTCCACCGGTCATGACAACGTTCATGTCCACTTCCGCCGCGGAATCCTCCTCGTAGCAAAGGTCGAGCAAGATTTCGCCGTCCAACCGGCCGACACTCGTGGCGGCGATAAAGTCTGTCAAGGGCACGCGGCGGATCAGGCCCTGTTTTTTTAATTTATCTAAAGCTTCCGCCAGCGCCACGAACGCTCCGGTAATTGAAGCCGTGCGGGTGCCACCATCCGCCTGAATGACGTCGCAGTCCAACAGTACCGTCCGCTCGCCAATTGCCGCCAGTTCAATTACCGAACGCAGTGAACGGCCGATCAGACGCTGAATTTCGTGAGTCCGGCCGCCAATTTTGCCCCTGGCCGCCTCCCTGGGGTTCCTTGTTCCGGTCGCGCGCGGCAGCATGCCGTATTCTGCCGTAACCCAGCCTTTCCCACTGCCTTTTAAAAAAGGCGGCACTTTATCTTCTATGGTAGCGGTGCAAATAACCCTGGTATTACCTGCTTCAATCAAAACCGAACCCTCGGCGTGTTTGATGTAATTTTTTGTTATCAGCACCGGCCTCAATTGCCCGGGTTTCCTGCCGTCAACTCTATCCATGTTTATCCCTCGTTTGCTATTGGTGTGTATATATATGTCTGCCCTTCCCGCACCGCCGTCACAGGCCCGCCGAACCCCGCCGCAGCCTGGGCGCCCAGTTCCGCCGGGTCATACTCCGGCCAGAAATGGGTAATCAGCAGCCGCCTGACACCGGCTGCCCGCCCCACTTCACCGGCCTGGCGGGCGGTCAGGTGGGCTCCCTCCATATGGCCGGCGTCGCTGTCCAAGCCGCTCGCCTCGCACAGGAACAAGTCCGCCCCGGCGGCCAGCGCGACAAGCTCGTCAGTACGGGCGGTATCGCTGGAAAAAACAAATTTGCTTGTCCCCTCAAACGATACGGAATAGCCCGGCAAGAGATGTTTTGTGGGTACAAAGCGAACCGCCAGCCCGCCGATATCCAACCTCTGTACCGTAAAACCGCCGGCTATTTTTTCTTCAATAAGTGTATCTATAGCTTTTACTTTAAAAGCTTCATTATAACTGCTAAGCAAGCTGAATTCACCGCCCGGCCTGGGCGGGATAAACAGTTTTACCGGCTTGTCCCGGCTGCCGTCCTTTCTGGCTCCTTCCAGCGCATGGCGCAACG
Coding sequences within:
- a CDS encoding XTP/dITP diphosphatase, with translation MKLVLATNNKGKVRELSEMLVSYGIKVLSLNDFPQVGDIEEDGKTFKENAVKKATVTAGLTGLTALADDSGLEVDYLDGAPGVYSARFAGTEKSDSANNEKLLNLLAGLPPYKRTARFQCVIAIARPGGSVHTVQGTCEGVIAGEPRGDMGFGYDPLFYLPEYGKTFAEIDLPLKNKISHRGKALAQALEYLSELSNKEINRG
- a CDS encoding MBL fold metallo-hydrolase, which translates into the protein MMRITVLGCWGPYPRAGGACSGYLVSDGGVNVMLEAGSGALSRLMEHINFRSLDAVIVTHLHHDHYLDLFPLRHALEGARKDGSRDKPVKLFIPPRPGGEFSLLSSYNEAFKVKAIDTLIEEKIAGGFTVQRLDIGGLAVRFVPTKHLLPGYSVSFEGTSKFVFSSDTARTDELVALAAGADLFLCEASGLDSDAGHMEGAHLTARQAGEVGRAAGVRRLLITHFWPEYDPAELGAQAAAGFGGPVTAVREGQTYIYTPIANEG
- a CDS encoding metallophosphoesterase, encoding MVFSDSHGRLTFALQALRSAGRVDLILHAGDHYSDGIKLCAETGIPVKAVRGNCDYGLDGLEEEIVELSGRRILLTHGHLAGVKLPSSRGNLFAAARENEVEAVVFGHTHVAVAEHEGGILLFNPGSIARPMDQERPSYGILEITEEGIIPYIYRI
- the rph gene encoding ribonuclease PH, encoding MDRVDGRKPGQLRPVLITKNYIKHAEGSVLIEAGNTRVICTATIEDKVPPFLKGSGKGWVTAEYGMLPRATGTRNPREAARGKIGGRTHEIQRLIGRSLRSVIELAAIGERTVLLDCDVIQADGGTRTASITGAFVALAEALDKLKKQGLIRRVPLTDFIAATSVGRLDGEILLDLCYEEDSAAEVDMNVVMTGGGRFVEVQGTGEEASFTRQEMNDMIELATQGIQQLVACQKESLGGIL